Proteins found in one Plasmodium knowlesi strain H genome assembly, chromosome: 12 genomic segment:
- a CDS encoding U4/U6 small nuclear ribonucleoprotein PRP4, putative, which produces MKISDVLSESILNENAKLKKSGMGLGKGKVEMTSSENALEEFEMKSKMRKVSLGIPTKELDVKNILRLLKEPICLFGEDSYDKRKRLKSILVTKYDKFVKKKNIENEEEVEEFKNILKRYYIDFSKLYDVNSPEYLKINELEEKLGTKRLKEQSISAKGVTAKSTITEKFYTESTEALKIARLDITLKTLPRILLHKEMIKKFQEKFSKDEYEKYISSYSEHMKSEFDLFISQLGDDRPLTMGKFSPDNSVFAVSSYNTYINIFNYRNDNYNIVKTLKNGHEDKINCIDWNYPNNYSYYSTLSYKDLKKTDLLLASCSSDKSFCLWRPFTEEDLLHDLDNHGVSYRDASEKMTEGRKKKNGELSADQLSDNEEEYLNGYSEKAKSEQHNEERKKKNPNNDNKNGKKHLLCKVKAHDDRINKISFHPLNRHVLTCSEDETIKFFDIETQEELFYQEGHNTNVYSATFNPYGNLYLSGDFKGGLMLWDIRTGKNIDKKKMVHNNCIMNINFNPFMPNMFCTCSADNTIKIFDLRNFTVSCNILAHNKIVTDAVFEPIYGRYITSSSFDTFIKIWDSVNFYCTKILYNNDNKVRNVDISPDGSFISSTSFDRTWKLYKNTEFAEENILAKFF; this is translated from the coding sequence atgaaaatcaGCGATGTCCTCAGTGAATCTATATTAAACGAAAATGCGAAGCTGAAAAAAAGCGGAATGGGGTTGGGCAAAGGAAAGGTGGAAATGACCAGCAGCGAAAATGCTTTGGAAGAATTTGAAATGAAAAGTAAGATGAGGAAAGTGTCCTTGGGAATCCCCACGAAGGAATTGGATGTGAAGAATATCCTAAGGTTATTGAAAGAACCCATTTGCCTATTCGGAGAAGATAGCtatgataaaagaaaaagactaAAAAGTATACTAGTAACAAAATATgataaatttgtaaaaaaaaaaaatatcgaaaatgaggaggaagtggaagaatttaaaaatatcctGAAAAGGTACTACATTGATTTTAGCAAATTGTATGATGTGAATTCACcagaatatttaaaaataaacgaattgGAAGAGAAGTTAGGAACGAAGCGATTAAAAGAGCAAAGTATTTCAGCTAAAGGGGTGACTGCAAAAAGTACCATCACGGAAAAATTTTACACGGAAAGTACGGAAGCACTTAAGATAGCTCGTCTAGACATAACCTTAAAAACGTTGCCAAGGATATTATTGCAcaaagaaatgataaaaaaatttcaagagaaattttcaaaagatgaatatgaaaaatatatatcctCGTATAGTGAACATATGAAGAGTGAGTTCGACTTGTTCATATCTCAACTGGGTGATGATAGACCTCTAACCATGGGGAAATTTTCTCCTGATAATAGCGTCTTTGCAGTCAGTAGTTATAATACGTacattaacatttttaattatcgGAATGATAATTACAATATCGTCAAGACACTTAAAAATGGGCATgaggataaaataaattgcaTTGATTGGAACTACCCCAATAATTATTCCTACTATAGTACGCTCAGTTATAAGGATTTGAAGAAGACAGACCTTCTCTTGGCGTCTTGTTCATCTGATAAATCCTTCTGCCTTTGGAGACCCTTCACCGAAGAGGACCTGCTCCATGACTTAGATAACCATGGCGTTTCGTATAGGGACGCTAGCGAAAAGATGACcgaggggaggaagaagaaaaacggcGAACTCTCTGCCGACCAGTTGAGTGATAATGAAGAGGAGTATTTAAATGGTTACAgcgaaaaggcaaaaagtGAACAGCATaatgaggaaagaaaaaaaaaaaatcccaatAACGACAATAAGAACGGTAAAAAACACCTACTCTGCAAAGTAAAGGCACACGATGATCGGATCAACAAAATATCCTTTCACCCATTGAACAGACATGTACTGACATGCTCAGAAGATGAAACTATAAAGTTCTTTGACATCGAAACGCAAGAAGAGCTCTTTTACCAAGAGGGTCACAACACCAATGTGTATTCAGCCACTTTTAACCCCTATGGAAATTTATACCTATCTGGAGATTTCAAGGGGGGGCTAATGCTATGGGACATAAGAACGGGGAAAAatattgacaaaaaaaaaatggttcatAATAACTGTATCATGAACATCAATTTTAATCCCTTCATGCCAAATATGTTCTGTACCTGCTCAGCTGATAATACAATAAAGATATTCGACTTGAGAAATTTTACTGTTTCGTGTAACATCCTCGCACACAACAAAATAGTGACTGATGCAGTTTTCGAGCCAATCTATGGTAGGTACATAACGTCCAGTTCCTTTGACACCTTCATCAAAATATGGGATTCCGTGAATTTCTACTGCACCAAGATTTTGTATAATAATGATAACAAGGTGAGAAATGTTGATATTTCTCCGGATGGCAGTTTCATATCCTCTACGTCTTTTGACAGGACGTGGAAGTTGTACAAGAATACCGAATTCGCGGAGGAAAACATTCttgctaaatttttttga
- a CDS encoding TLD domain-containing protein, putative, whose translation MGEAHSKNTLKYGCLSEEDVEKIRKKFNLNKKEINERVRTLDFIYVYPHILRPYIALVLPSLHEVLRRTNKKSENSMNNYGLNYALNILFNKNNKKVKNEISLQDIINILSYIRTIKTRVLVRILFRTFLKYTISKSNNRSVNSNSHSNKLKNMEENEEEDNENGMERVSLKEDDNKTEQIEDTPSCALKSGRAKQPSEGICTNEDVTQEEEEVDQDVEVDFHQDGTSYLGNSPPNEENDVDADRDDEDSPGEGDLVGRDRNSFEFVFSDSNVNIINKNKKKERNYKFINDNIFFLDKHKLKNQYPRNYMMKDLISVEEAMHHLFTYIYIEQLYILCSNSTLFKLSSRNPLQENKNNFLKHSTTSVYDDIGAMKRKNSWDMAYFFNELFYSLEANLDFRNIITGFRLFVNSIDNNKHSIYSLAIEYISSTFTVLSENYINATFKHFMDNENIFVGESSENKRDVANGENGTNDDKREDEFENLNDMCINSIELIHTIYTNMKKSEIKKKKEQNEQDEKRSKLNEDKYAKSSSIVEIQKATNDWRGLFLNKTSKILTDEIIFTLRQCSPCFMNNAWFRLYASWKQGTSFNRFISSLFYYESPIVIVIKTKDNQILGAVCTTPLKDSHLFQGSSNDFLFSAHPVFRIIRSNQFGTNYVYLNSKNSFYPKGLGFGGRTECFRLFLSDEFKESYCTQSDYTYKSGHLYFPHYQKEGCVGRSDNNKESSNKKATTPHGMNSRNVSNTRSAYDNDDDEDDDNADKFLYKLSINEVEAWGCGDVKALEQQAIMQQKEEASKQERSIDKSKIVQNSFDKEFLLPKVFVGGKYEELSPDK comes from the coding sequence ATGGGGGAGGCACATTCAAAAAATACCCTGAAGTACGGTTGCCTGAGCGAGGAAGATGTAGAAAAAATacggaaaaaatttaacctaaacaagaaggaaataaacgAGCGGGTCAGAACCTTAgattttatatatgtgtatccGCATATCTTAAGACCCTACATTGCCCTTGTACTTCCCTCCTTACATGAAGTGTTGAGAAGAACAAAcaagaaaagtgaaaacaGTATGAATAATTATGGATTGAATTATGCCTTAAATAtcctttttaacaaaaacaataaaaaagtgaaaaatgaaatatccCTGCAggatattataaatatacttTCCTATATTCGTACCATCAAAACCAGAGTTCTTGTGAGAATATTATTCAGAACCTTTTTGAAGTACACGATATCGAAGAGTAACAATCGGAGTGTAAATAGCAATAGCCATtcgaacaaattgaaaaacaTGGAAGAgaacgaagaggaagataatGAAAACGGCATGGAGAGGGTTTCCCTTAAGGAGGATGACAATAAGACTGAACAAATAGAAGACACACCCTCTTGCGCGTTGAAAAGTGGCAGGGCAAAACAACCTAGTGAAGGAATATGTACAAATGAGGATGTAACccaagaggaagaggaggtaGATCAAGATGTAGAGGTAGATTTCCATCAGGATGGTACCTCCTACTTGGGGAATAGTCCaccaaatgaggaaaatgatGTCGATGCGGATAGGGATGATGAGGACAGCCCAGGGGAAGGAGACCTTGTAGGAAGAGACCGCAACTCTTTCGAGTTTGTCTTCTCAGACTCAAATGTAaacataataaataaaaataaaaaaaaagaaagaaattacaAATTTATCAatgataatattttttttctcgacAAACATAAGCTGAAGAATCAGTACCCAAGAAACTACATGATGAAAGATTTGATATCCGTGGAGGAAGCTATGCACCATCTGTTCACCTACATTTATATTGAGCAATTGTACATACTATGCTCAAATAGCACTCTTTTTAAGCTATCAAGTAGGAACCCTTTgcaggaaaataaaaacaacttCTTAAAACACTCGACAACCAGTGTCTACGATGATATAGGAgcgatgaaaaggaagaacagttGGGATATGGCCTATTTCTTTAACGAACTGTTTTATTCCCTCGAGGCAAATTTAGACTTCCGAAATATTATCACCGGATTTAGGCTTTTTGTAAACTCCATCGATAATAACAAGCACTCCATATATTCGCTAGCCATTGAATACATCAGCTCGACCTTCACAGTTTTAAGCGAAAACTATATCAACGCGACGTTTAAGCATTTTATGGACAACGAAAATATCTTCGTGGGAGAATCAAGTGAGAATAAGAGGGACGTGGCAAACGGGGAAAACGGAACAAATGATGACAAAAGAGAAGAcgaatttgaaaatttgaaCGACATGTGCATCAACAGCATAGAACTCATACACACTATATATACAAACATGAAGAAgagcgaaataaaaaaaaaaaaagaacaaaatgaacaagatgaaaaaagaagcaaactGAATGAAGACAAGTATGCAAAGTCATCTTCCATAgtggaaatacaaaaagcAACAAACGACTGGAGaggattatttttaaataaaacaagtaaaatattaacagacgaaattatttttaccttGCGACAGTGCTCCCCATGTTTCATGAACAACGCATGGTTTAGACTCTATGCCTCATGGAAACAAGGCACAAGTTTCAATCGATTTATTAGCTCTCTTTTCTATTATGAGTCCCCAATTGTTATTGTAATTAAGACAAAGGATAATCAAATTTTGGGAGCTGTCTGTACTACTCCCTTGAAGGATTCTCACCTCTTCCAGGGTTCATCCAAcgatttcttattttcagCCCATCCTGTTTTTAGAATTATAAGGTCAAATCAGTTTGGCACAAATTATGTGTACCTAAATAGCAAAAACTCCTTCTATCCGAAGGGCCTAGGATTTGGAGGAAGAACCGAGTGCTTCCGATTATTTTTGAGTGATGAATTTAAAGAATCCTACTGTACGCAGTCCGATTACACATATAAAAGCGGGCACCTTTACTTCCCCCATTATCAGAAGGAGGGGTGTGTCGGTCGTAGCGATAATAATAAGGAGAGTAGTAATAAGAAGGCTACAACCCCCCATGGTATGAATTCTCGAAACGTTAGTAACACACGTTCGGCGTATGATAATGACGATGACGAAGACGATGATAATGCGGACAAATTCCTTTATAAACTGTCCATCAATGAGGTGGAAGCTTGGGGATGTGGTGATGTGAAGGCACTTGAACAACAGGCCATCATGCAACAGAAGGAGGAGGCGTCTAAGCAGGAGAGGTCAATTGATAAGTCCAAAATTGTACAGAACAGTTTCGACAAGGAGTTTCTGCTGCCAAAGGTTTTCGTTGGGGGGAAGTACGAAGAGCTGTCCCCAGATAAGTAA
- a CDS encoding aminomethyltransferase, putative: MNNKFSIFVNGIICCQKVVSRTHILANSLDGNTIWMCKSGERAFGTYGAVTRKRQKQREKFYEEKYRHNPNNVPKYSKVKKGSRGGWIYNPLKQVTKNNGSNFMYEQKVEEEVSTEERECIKRLMQMRKEVTKVGDIHSYCGGKNDEDRHQMIPSNVNLFSICDNFIDKKKEIINQIENPQFFVDTHIKKLTNEYTNINHLHEGFNENGYAKAPGYLKDVRKKRRNVSGGALWGNCKVVEDEVCEDRGGPTNRMEVPQEERAIVYPPERYTFGEACQKGESRRENPFPKEELATYSRIRQGKQSNLIEGGDTEAVKELEPRLENNMTHCGSDIIEEGVLQNPEDEQMLKTLYIEDILNYADEGEEIDISCLDVFTTLSTADRNRKLGSLFSNKGASFILYNNCIIASKFSEGTLQEYFHTRNACSLFDKSYQLIIRFTGRDSIYICNQFLSSDLNDVNINDVCYTCVLDNKAYIIDTGYVLKGENEVVLISSGYYKKGLYEFLSDYILFCRDSGMDVQIQVETNKRVLSLQGPLSNLVLNDVLDYFNCENATHEKRGVKFLKNVIKEDTEKCQNNGLYFQREGKEKDNFINIPYMSFKKLNMVKNAKQVINVREENPLHDEMNRYEILCIRCGDTGEDGFEFVVDNNISDYYVELFLSHVKVKLAGAYALNMLRMEAGIPLYGIDIFKNTTPITASLAWTLKYKKIKERNIFGYQNLLKEFSVKSKFLRIGIISKELIFKTCKILSYPYKEPIGYVTSCTWSPVYEERIAQGYIKREFAKNNEKVLISIPTDIPQEFSKKKKYKILRSRSAHKFALAQVCAFPFVEHKY; this comes from the coding sequence atgaataataaattttctatttttgttAATGGAATAATTTGTTGCCAGAAAGTAGTTTCACGTACGCACATTTTAGCCAACTCGCTTGATGGTAACACAATATGGATGTGCAAAAGTGGAGAGAGAGCTTTCGGTACTTATGGCGCAGTTACCAGGAAGAGGCAAAAGCAGAGGGAGAAATTCTACGAAGAAAAGTACAGACATAACCCTAACAACGTGCCCAAATATTCAAAGGTCAAGAAAGGCAGTAGGGGTGGGTGGATTTATAACCCACTCAAACAAGTGACGAAAAATAATGGCTCGAATTTTATGTATGAACAGAAAGTAGAGGAAGAAGTTAGTACAGAAGAAAGGGAGTGCATAAAACGTCTTATGCAAATGCGTAAAGAGGTTACCAAGGTGGGGGATATTCACTCTTACTGTGGTGGGAAAAATGACGAGGACAGACATCAGATGATCCCATCGAATGTGAACCTCTTCTCTATATGTGACAATTTTAtcgataaaaagaaagaaataattaaCCAAATTGAGAATCCACAGTTTTTTGTCGATACTCATATAAAGAAGCTGACCAACGAGTACACCAATATAAACCATCTCCACGAAGGTTTCAATGAGAATGGCTATGCAAAGGCTCCAGGGTATTTGAAAGATGTCCgcaagaagaggaggaatgTCTCTGGTGGGGCTCTGTGGGGCAACTGCAAGGTTGTGGAAGATGAGGTGTGCGAAGATAGGGGGGGACCTACCAATCGGATGGAAGTACCCCAAGAGGAGAGGGCGATTGTGTACCCCCCTGAACGATACACATTCGGCGAAGcgtgtcaaaaaggggaatccCGTAGAGAGAACCCCTTTCCGAAGGAGGAACTGGCAACGTATAGTCGCATCAGGCAAGGCAAGCAAAGTAATTTAATAGAAGGCGGAGATACAGAAGCTGTTAAAGAACTAGAACCTCGCCTAGAGAACAATATGACCCACTGCGGGAGTGACATAATTGAAGAAGGTGTACTCCAAAACCCCGAAGATGAGCAAATGTTAAAAACGCTTTACATCGAAGACATATTAAATTACGCagatgaaggagaagagatCGATATAAGTTGCCTAGATGTATTTACCACGTTGAGTACAGCAGATAGGAATAGAAAACTGGGGTCTCTTTTTAGCAACAAGGGAgcttcattcattctttaTAATAACTGCATAATAGCATCCAAGTTTTCTGAGGGTACCTTGCAGGAATATTTCCACACAAGAAATGCTTGCAGTTTATTTGATAAATCATACCAACTAATAATAAGGTTTACTGGAAGAGATTCCATTTACATATGCAACCAGTTCCTATCTAGTGACCTAAACGACGTGAACATCAACGACGTTTGCTACACCTGTGTATTGGACAACAAAGCGTACATAATAGATACGGGTTATGTACTAAAGGGGGAGAACGAAGTCGTGCTGATTTCCTCTGGATACTATAAGAAGGGTCTTTATGAATTTTTAAgtgattatattttattttgcagaGACAGTGGAATGGATGTCCAAATACAAGTCGAGACAAACAAGAGGGTTCTGTCTCTACAGGGGCCACTAAGCAACCTGGTCCTCAACGATGTGCTAGACTATTTTAACTGTGAAAATGCAACTCATGAGAAAAGAGGGGTTAAGTTCCTAAAAAACGTTATAAAGGAGGACACAGAAAAATGCCAAAATAATGGTTTATACTTccaaagagaaggaaaagaaaaggacaaTTTTATTAACATCCCTTACAtgagttttaaaaaattgaacatggtgaaaaatgcaaagcaGGTGATAAATGTGAGGGAGGAAAATCCCCTCCATGATGAGATGAACAGGTATGAAATTCTCTGCATTCGATGTGGAGACACAGGAGAAGATGGATTCGAATTCGTTGTAGATAATAACATCAGTGATTACTACGTTGAATTATTCTTAAGCCATGTAAAGGTAAAATTAGCGGGAGCATATGCCTTAAATATGTTGAGAATGGAAGCAGGAATTCCCCTTTACGGTAttgacatttttaaaaacacaaCTCCAATTACTGCATCTCTTGCTTGGacattaaaatataaaaaaattaaagagagaaatatttttgggTATCAAAATTTGCTAAAGGAGTTCAGTGTCAAGTCTAAGTTTCTACGTATTGGAATAATATCTAAGGAGTTGATTTTTAAGACATGCAAAATATTATCCTATCCGTATAAGGAACCCATTGGTTATGTAACCTCCTGCACATGGAGTCCCGTTTATGAAGAGCGAATTGCTCAGGGGTATATCAAAAGGGAATTTGCCAAAAATAACGAAAAGGTTCTCATATCTATACCTACCGACATCCCGCAAGAATTTtccaagaagaaaaaatataaaatattaagGAGCAGATCGGCTCACAAGTTTGCGCTCGCCCAGGTGTGCGCCTTTCCGTTTGTAGAGCATAAGTATTAA